The Acetobacter sp. DNA window TTTCCGGCGAAAGACGCTGCATGGCCGTGACAAGATCATCGGTGTCAGCGGGCTGGAACAGACATTCCGCCGGACCGCCGACACGGAACCAGCTTCGTGCGCCGAGGGGTTGATTGACGGACACACGCCCCCGCACATCGCCGAGCGAAGCGGCGATGGCGTCGCCAGCCGTCAGGAGCGAAGAGGCGGGAGTGTCGGTCATGCCGCGCCTTTCTGCTTGGCCTGAAGCGCGAGCAGTTCACCCGGCAGCGCATGCGCCCAGTTGGTGATGGTGCCCGCGCCGAGGCAGACGACGTAATCGCCTGGCTTGGCCATGGCGTTGATCATTTCCGCCAGATGCGCCGGGTCCGTCAGCGGCACGACCGAGCGGTGGCCACGCTCACGCAGACCTTCCACCAGCCTGTCACGGTTGAAGCCTTCGATCGGCTCTTCGCCAGCGGCGTACACATCGGACACAATGACCATGTCAGCATCGTTCATGCAGGTGCAGAACTCGTTGAACAGCATCTGTAGACGGGAATAGCGGTGCGGCTGCATGACGGCGATGACCTGACGCGCGCCAGCCTGACGGGCGGCTTTCAGCACGGCGGCGATCTCGACAGGATGGTGGCCGTAATCGTCGATCACGGTGATGCCGTTGGCCTCGCCGCAACGGGTGAAACGACGCTTTACCCCACGGAAAGAGGCCAGACCAGAGCGGATGGTGGCGTCGTCGATATCCATCTCTGTGGCGACGGCGATGGCGGCGAGCGCATTCTGCACATTGTGGTTGCCGAGCATCGGCAGACGGAATGGACCGGCCTTGCGGGTGCGGCGATGGGTCCGGTCGGTGATCTGCACCTCGAACGTCGCGCCGAGCTTGTCGGTGATGACCTTCTCGGCCCGTACATCAGCCTGTGGCGAGAAACCATAGGTGACGACGCGATGGTCGGAGAGGCGCGGGATCATCTGCTGCACGGCCGGATGGTCGATGCAGAGAACGGCGAAGCCATAGAACGGCACGTTGGAGACGAACTGGTCATAGCCC harbors:
- the murC gene encoding UDP-N-acetylmuramate--L-alanine ligase, with translation MRALPLTIGTIHFVGIGGIGMSGIAEVLHLLGYKVQGSDMSENANVQRLRGLGIPVTVGHDAANLGQAQVLVISTAVKRDNPEVVAARSRLIPVVRRAEMLAELMRLRWSIAVGGTHGKTTTTSLIAAVLEASKLDPTVINGGIIEAYGTNTRMGKGEWMVVEADESDGSFLRLPSVISVVTNMDPEHLDHWGTAEAMEAGYDQFVSNVPFYGFAVLCIDHPAVQQMIPRLSDHRVVTYGFSPQADVRAEKVITDKLGATFEVQITDRTHRRTRKAGPFRLPMLGNHNVQNALAAIAVATEMDIDDATIRSGLASFRGVKRRFTRCGEANGITVIDDYGHHPVEIAAVLKAARQAGARQVIAVMQPHRYSRLQMLFNEFCTCMNDADMVIVSDVYAAGEEPIEGFNRDRLVEGLRERGHRSVVPLTDPAHLAEMINAMAKPGDYVVCLGAGTITNWAHALPGELLALQAKQKGAA